In the genome of Candidatus Glassbacteria bacterium, the window ATTGCACGCAGGCCAGCAGCCGGACCCGACTACCGGGGCGCGGGCCGTCCCGATTTACCAGACCACCAGCTATGTGTTCAGGGACACTGAGCACGCGGCAAACCTGTTTGCGCTCAAGGAATTCGGGAATATCTACACCCGGATCATGAACCCGACCCAGGATGTGCTGGAGCAGCGGCTGGCGTCGATCACCGGGGGCACCGGCGCGCTGGCGCTTGCCAGTGGCCAGGCGGCCTCTAACGTGGCGATCCTGAATATCACCAGAGTAGGACAGAATATCGTATCCACGAGCTTTCTCTACGGCGGCACCTACAACCTGTTCCACTACACCCTGCCCAAGCTGGGTATCGAGGTCCGTTTTGTCGACAGCAGCGACCCGCGGAATTTCGAGGCTGCTATCGACGATAATACGCGGGCGCTGTTTACCGAATCTATCGGCAACCCGGCCAACAATATCGACGATTACCCGGGTATCGCCGAAGTGGCGCACAAACACGGCATCCCGTTGCTTGTCGATGCTACTGTGACTCCGCCGCCGCTGCTGGATATGTTCGATCTCGGTGTGGATATCATCATTTACTCGCTCACCAAATTTATCGGCGGGCACGGCACCTCGATCGGCGGAGCGGTTGTCGATGGCGGGAAGTTCGACTGGAACAACGGCAAGTTCCCCGAACTGGTGGAGCCGGACCCCAGTTACCACGGGGTGAG includes:
- a CDS encoding O-acetylhomoserine aminocarboxypropyltransferase/cysteine synthase, whose translation is MSNEFIKGIETRALHAGQQPDPTTGARAVPIYQTTSYVFRDTEHAANLFALKEFGNIYTRIMNPTQDVLEQRLASITGGTGALALASGQAASNVAILNITRVGQNIVSTSFLYGGTYNLFHYTLPKLGIEVRFVDSSDPRNFEAAIDDNTRALFTESIGNPANNIDDYPGIAEVAHKHGIPLLVDATVTPPPLLDMFDLGVDIIIYSLTKFIGGHGTSIGGAVVDGGKFDWNNGKFPELVEPDPSYHGVSYWKFFGNHDEAVVPGIAYIIKARVQMLRDLGPAISPHSAFLFLQGLETLPLRLGKHCENALVVAKFLEGHPAVNWVNYPGLASHKDHARAQKFLKNGYGAIIGFGIKGGCDTGRKLIDNVQLFSHLANIGDAKSLIIHPATTTHQQLTPEEQESTGVTDDYVRLSVGIEDVDDIIAALDQALKKSQE